Proteins encoded together in one Penicillium digitatum chromosome 1, complete sequence window:
- a CDS encoding Proline utilization protein PrnX-like, putative, translating into MIGYFLFPSSTINRLHLSLVFPARTAYMPLTVLSRAQLRELLHALSRDEIINLQRNLAEALREYSSGSQEKGCSATYQPQRTAITRQNGTTTIFMPASTGQTIGIKMISLQDGADAGCAIERDTVDMQEKEQISSRRRGSFRNSVASISSDLSDLSVGSEDREDSNSISPVTTTNDSSVAGSSTDSSTLLTGCVNQQNVTSNLSGTLGAWPGAGTRDTSPRGSVTLLDGESLPFALINAHELTAFRTALASLMMFNRRKKVRTILVFGAGTQAYWHIRLALILRGEDIRRVYIVNRSFERAAKLLQEIYQPENIEWRGDVKFSAVSTDFGEYSRILKEHVRKADAIFCCTPSVEPLFPAEYLTSGEGRQKGRLICAIGSYKAHMAEIHPDILRDEVHVQPAHRHWNKHIHRSGVIVVDSLDAAMKEAGEIIQAGIKPKQVVELGELLMVRDVTRDAATVDEEKSLREWSQRGNVIYKSVGLGLMDLVTGGDLVRLARERKLGTTVEDF; encoded by the exons ATGATAGGCT ACTTTCTCTTCCCATCATCCACCATTAATCGGTTACACCTCTCTCTGGTATTTCCAGCACGAACCGCCTACATGCCTCTTACCGTCCTCTCTCGAGCCCAGCTCCGTGAATTGCTACATGCGCTCTCTCGCGACGAGATCATCAATCTGCAACGCAATCTCGCCGAAGCTCTACGAGAATACTCCAGTGGATCTCAGGAGAAAGGTTGCTCAGCAACTTACCAGCCCCAGCGAACTGCCATAACTCGTCAAAATGGCACCACCACCATCTTCATGCCTGCCAGCACGGGCCAGACCATCGGCATCAAGATGATTTCCCTGCAGGACGGGGCCGATGCCGGCTGTGCTATTGAACGAGACACCGTGGATATGCAGGAGAAAGAACAAATTTCCTCACGCAGACGAGGCTCTTTCCGGAACTCGGTGGCTTCCATCTCCTCCGACTTGAGTGATTTGTCCGTGGGCTCAGAAGACAGAGAGGACAGTAACTCGATCAGTCCCGTGACCACCACAAATGATAGCAGTGTAGCAGGATCAAGCACGGATAGTTCCACACTCCTCACTGGTTGTGTCAATCAACAAAATGTCACCTCGAACCTTTCTGGAACTCTTGGCGCTTGGCCGGGCGCAGGAACTCGTGACACATCGCCGCGCGGCAGTGTGACACTCCTAGATGGCGAAAGTTTGCCCTTCGCCTTGATCAACGCACATGAGTTGACGGCATTCCGCACAGCATTGGCTTCGCTGATGATGTTCAACAGGCGCAAGAAGGTGCGCACCATCCTCGTATTCGGAGCAGGTACCCAGGCTTACTGGCATATCCGCTTGGCGCTGATTCTCCGTGGCGAGGATATCCGCCGGGTGTACATCGTGAATCGTTCATTCGAGCGCGCTGCCAAGCTTTTGCAGGAAATTTACCAGCCCGAAAACATCGAATGGCGCGGGGACGTCAAGTTCTCCGCCGTCAGCACCGATTTCGGCGAGTACAGTCGCATTTTGAAAGAACATGTGCGCAAGGCCGACGCGATCTTCTGTTGTACTCCCTCTGTAGAACCTCTCTTCCCTGCAGAGTACCTCACTTCAGGCGAAGGCCGTCAGAAGGGCCGGTTGATTTGTGCCATTGGATCATACAAGGCACACATGGCCGAGATTCACCCGGATATCCTCCGAGATGAGGTCCATGTGCAGCCTGCGCATCGTCATTGGAACAAGCATATCCACCGTAGTGGTGTGATTGTAGTGGATAGTCTAGACGCAGCCATGAAAGAGGCCGGCGAGATTATTCAAGCCGGAATCAAGCCGAAACAGGTTGTGGAGTTAGGCGAGCTACTCATGGTCCGTGATGTCACCCGTGATGCCGCCACTGTGGATGAAGAAAAGAGCCTGCGTGAATGGTCACAACGGGGGAATGTCATCTACAAATCGGTTGGGCTTGGACTAATGGATCTCGTGACTGGCGGAGATTTGGTGCGCTTGGCACGGGAGCGGAAGTTGGGGACCACAGTGGAGGACTTCTGA
- a CDS encoding Siderophore biosynthesis protein, putative, producing the protein MRNTACYLPNGLTFNVSPVFGGVTFKSADFNIQQNPTFPPGWTIIIHTEKLPKTDQQKDEPEPEKPRDDEDSFTRFTTPTLTRDSLYISYIVNPPTSDFKPVTSPTRHIAMMLWVTLWWYFHEPEPDMHVETAASSMTPRDGRPKGVWRINIKREGIFKGRNLLQKLERMGLIATEDSSVGLQPMETRDSTSWSTMFVSRRSFWQLDPRLFLFTLTPSRGRPSTPPYRSQNVSPVPDGGSPVATPPALAPMEATFHTANMGPFTSVGPFTSGSHLPTYYPPPPLQFTSTNGVRHPVRPKPPHQGEVFYVRYITSMSQYLSFRVAFVPMTAQGASDSRPGTPVTASVTSIAHHLTENICSDLDTLHRWMNVPRVEAMWGEGGEKSVQEKFLLASLTSRHSFPVIGCWDGKPFGYFEIYWVKEDRLGRLVDHVDNYDRGIHLLVGEQEFRGAHRVAVWLSALVHFCFLSDMRTESVVLEPRIDNIKLINYLQEAGFYKEGEVSFPHKHSAIMRIKREYWESPAL; encoded by the exons ATGAGGAACACTGCCTGCTACTTACCCAATGGCCTCACCTTCAACGTCTCGCCCGTTTTTGGTGGAGTCACCTTCAAATCCGCCGATTTCAACATCCAGCAGAACCCCACATTCCCCCCCGGTTGGACAATCATAATTCACACCGAGAAGCTTCCCAAGACAGACCAGCAGAAGGATGAACCAGAACCAGAGAAACCCCGCGATGATGAAGATAGTTTCACTCGTTTCACGACCCCCACCTTGACTCGCGACTCCCTCTACATCTCGTACATCGTCAACCCACCAACAAGCGACTTCAAACCCGTAACCTCACCCACACGCCATATTGCCATGATGCTGTGGGTAACTCTATGGTGGTACTTCCACGAGCCCGAACCAGACATGCATGTGGAGACCGCCGCTTCCAGCATGACCCCGCGCGACGGCCGACCAAAAGGCGTGTGGCGTATAAACATCAAGCGCGAAGGAATCTTCAAAGGCCGCAATCTGCTCCAGAAGCTCGAGCGGATGGGCCTCATAGCGACTGAAGACTCCTCTGTCGGCCTCCAACCCATGGAAACCCGCGACTCAACCAGCTGGTCCACGATGTTTGTCAGTCGACGCAGCTTCTGGCAGCTTGACCCACGTCTGTTCCTCTTCACTCTCACGCCGAGTCGAGGCCGTCCATCAACACCCCCCTACCGGTCGCAGAATGTGTCGCCCGTGCCCGACGGGGGCTCACCCGTCGCAACGCCGCCGGCGCTAGCGCCCATGGAAGCAACCTTCCACACGGCGAATATGGGCCCATTCACTTCGGTAGGACCGTTCACGTCTGGTAGTCATCTACCCACTTATTACCCGCCGCCACCATTGCAGTTCACCTCCACGAACGGAGTGCGACACCCCGTGCGCCCGAAACCGCCGCACCAGGGCGAGGTCTTCTACGTACGCTACATCACCAGCATGAGTCAGTATCTCTCGTTCCGTGTGGCATTTGTGCCGATGACGGCGCAGGGAGCTAGTGATAGTCGACCCGGGACGCCTGTCACTGCGTCCGTGACGAGCATTGCTCATCATCTTACTGAGAATATCTGCTCGGATTTGGATACGCTGCACCGGTGGATGAATGTCCCGCGGGTGGAGGCAATGTGGGGTGAAGGCGGGGAGAAGTCTGTGCAGGAGAAGTTCCTGCTGGCTAGTCTGACTAGCCGACACAGTTTCCCTGTTATCGGGTGCTGGGATGGAAAGCCGTTTGGGTATTTTGAGATCTACTGGGTCAAGGAAGATCGGCTGGGTCGACTCGTGGACCATGTGGATAATTATGATCGGGGCATTCATTTGCTTGTTGGGGAGCAGGAGTTCCGGGGTGCGCATCGGGTTGCAGTTTGGTTGAGTGCATTGGTGCATTTCTGCTTCTTGTCGGATATGCGAACTGAATCTGTGGTCTTGGAGCCGCGGATCGATAACATTAA ACTCATTAATTACCTCCAAGAAGCGGGCTTCTACAAAGAAGGCGAGGTCAGCTTCCCGCACAAGCACTCTGCTATAATGAGGATCAAGCGCGAGTACTGGGAAAGCCCGGCCCTATAG
- a CDS encoding Cyclin (Pcl1), putative, with protein MDSLTLNRAALDEFVSTRVTREMVSYLAQQAAQVIRCEAHVINTVNQNGQPTPPSTPPMEPATLPALPSIEAFISSLVARSQVQVPTLMSCLVYLGRLRSRLPPVAKGMRCTVHRIFLASLILAAKNLNDSSPKNKHWARFTAVKGFESFGFSLPEVNLMERQLLFLLDWDLRITEQDLFTYLEPFLVPHRQRLIAQEQERLAEEEYRHKQQQHREWRRLHASADLLASRLRRQKLEARGETRRANDGSIRRLPSHVSCPTMHNTHHTAQNVAEIDRYNPYQRQRASPNRINRSVSPPSVRDVPALSHAETFNSLCSRSSSVAPSSSGTPASISTVSSQGADDLLLMDPTRSPSSLSLNYGYVTVANLETKKSFEPVRQPSKKQKTSSDAHSGGFVARFLASATGSYMGGRRSH; from the exons ATGGATTCGTTGACACTCAACCGAGCGGCTCTTGATGAGTTTGTCAGTACCCGAGTGACTCGCGAAATGGTGTCATACTTGGCGCAACAAGCAGCCCAGGTCATCCGCTGTGAGGCGCATGTGATCAACACCGTCAACCAGAATGGCCAACCTACACCACCATCAACCCCTCCAATGGAACCTGCTACCCTGCCGGCCCTCCCCTCAATCGAAGCTTTCATCAGCTCGCTCGTCGCTCGGTCGCAGGTGCAGGTGCCCACTCTCATGAGCTGTCTCGTCTACCTCGGTCGACTTCGATCCCGTCTGCCGCCAGTCGCAAAAGGCATGCGCTGCACTGTTCATCGCATCTTCCTCGCCTCGCTCATACTCGCCGCTAAGAATCTCAATGACTCGAGCCCCAAGAACAAACATTGGGCCCGGTTTACTGCAGTAAAGGGATTCGAGAGCTTCGGCTTTTCTCTCCCCGAGGTTAACCTCATGGAACGTCAGCTGCTCTTCCTGCTGGATTGGGACCTGCGCATCACCGAACAGGACCTCTTCACCTACCTAGAGCCTTTCCTCGTTCCCCACCGCCAGCGTCTCATCGCCCAAGAGCAAGAACGCCTCGCCGAAGAGGAATACCGTCacaaacaacaacaacatCGCGAATG GCGCCGTCTCCATGCATCAGCAGATCTGCTGGCCAGTCGCCTCCGCCGCCAAAAGCTCGAGGCCCGTGGGGAGACCCGCCGCGCGAACGACGGCTCCATTCGCCGTCTGCCTAGTCACGTCTCCTGTCCAACCATGCACAACACCCACCACACAGCACAGAATGTCGCCGAAATTGACCGCTACAACCCTTACCAGCGTCAGCGCGCATCCCCCAACCGCATCAACCGCTCTGTGTCCCCACCATCCGTCCGCGACGTGCCAGCCCTCTCCCACGCCGAGACCTTCAACTCTCTGTGCTCGCGCTCCTCCAGCGTCGCCCCAAGCTCAAGTGGCACCCCGGCTTCCATCAGCACGGTTTCCTCCCAGGGCGCCGATGACCTCCTGCTCATGGACCCCACTCGCAGCCcgtcttctctctctctcaactaTGGCTATGTGACTGTCGCCAACCTCGAAACGAAGAAGTCGTTCGAGCCTGTCCGCCAGCCATCCAAGAAACAGAAGACCAGCAGTGACGCGCACAGCGGTGGCTTTGTCGCTCGCTTCCTCGCCTCCGCAACTGGCTCCTACATGGGTGGCCGTCGGTCTCACTAA
- a CDS encoding Glycoside hydrolase, family 12, translating to MKSFAPLSLVSLALSAMADASTIPANGALNARGVQTCDQWGTTTTDKFILYNNLWNKGKDPNGWQCTTLDWSNGNALAWRTSYSWGGNYKNEVKSYASASLKFTPQVLSTVKSIKSDWSWSYSHNNIVADVSYDMFLTPTPGGNEEFEIMVWLAAIGGAGPISSTGRPIATVSLNGAEWDVWVGPNGQMTVYSFVAKSTINKFGGDLLDFFKYLIEHQGLPSNKYLKSVQAGSEPFIGAADLTVSNYWIELL from the exons ATGAAGTCCTTCGCCCCTTTGTCTCTTGTCTCCCTGGCTCTGTCCGCCATGGCTGATGCCTCCACGATCCCGGCTAACGGTGCCCTCAACGCTCGCGGTGTCCAAACCTGCGACCAGTGGGGCACAACCACCACCGACAAGTTCATCCTCTACAACAACCTCTGGAACAAGGGCAAGGACCCCAACGGCTGGCAATGCACCACGCTCGACTGGAGCAACGGAAACGCCCTCGCGTGGCGCACCTCGTACTCGTGGGGCGGCAACTACAAGAACGAAGTGAAGAGCTACGCCAGTGCCTCGCTGAAGTTCACCCCTCAGGTTCTGAGCACTGTTAAGAGCATCAAGTCCGACTGGTCATGGAG CTACTCTCACAACAACATCGTCGCCGATGTCTCGTACGACATGTTCCTTACTCCCACTCCTGGCGGAAACGAGGAGTTCGAGATCATGGTGTGGCTTGCTGCCATCGGAGGTGCCGGCCCGATCTCCAGCACCGGAAGGCCCATTGCTACCGTCTCTCTCAACGGTGCCGAGTGGGATGTCTGGGTCGGTCCTAACGGTCAGATGACTGTGTACAGCTTCGTCGCCAAGTCGACCATCAACAAGTTCGGTGGTGACCTGTTGGACTTCTTCAAGTACCTTATTGAGCACCAAGGTCTGCCCAGCAACAAGTACTTGAAGTCCGTTCAGGCTGGCTCTGAACCCTTCATCGGTGCCGCCGACTTGACTGTTTCCAACTACTGGATTGAGCTTCTCTAA
- a CDS encoding C-8 sterol isomerase (Erg-1), putative has protein sequence MPSKSSKSSSSSSSCRCRCFSLKTLSYLAIFLAFFSAVYRYLDARLEQFYIFDPEHLHDVSQRAISAHGEDTRSVVNFIVAELEQKVGPKYLSTQEEWVFNNAGGAMGAMYVIHASITEYLIIFGTAIGTEGHTGRHTADDYFNILQGTQLAYVPGEFKPEVYPAGSVHHLVRGEVKQYKMDESCFALEYARGWIPPMLFFGYADTFSSTLDFPTLWATTRITAREMVGNLLQYKL, from the exons ATGCCTTCCAAATCCTCCAAGtcctccagctccagctccagctgCCGCTGTCGCTGCTTCTCTCTCAAGACCCTCAGCTACCTAGCCATTTTCCTGGCTTTCTTCTCCGCCGTCTACCGATACCTCGATGCGCGCCTTGAGCAATTCTACATCTTCGACCCGGAACACCTCCACGATGTATCTCAGCGCGCCATCAGCGCCCACGGCGAGGACACCCGTTCTGTTGTCAACTTTATTGTAGCCGAGCTAGAGCAGAAAGTCGGTCCCAAGTACCTGAGCACCCAGGAGGAGTGGGTATTCAACAACGCCGGCGGCGCCATGGGCGCCATGTACGTGATTCACGCCAGTATCACCGAGTACTTGATAATCTTCG GTACCGCCATCGGAACTGAAGGACATACTGGCCGTCACACCGCCGACGACTACTTCAACATTCTCCAGGGAACCCAGCTCGCCTACGTCCCCGGCGAGTTCAAACCCGAGGTCTACCCGGCTGGCAGCGTGCACCACCTGGTCCGCGGCGAGGTCAAGCAGTACAAGATGGATGAGTCGTGCTTCGCGCTCGAGTACGCCCGTGGTTGGATCCCTCCGATGCTCTTCTTCGGTTACGCCGATACTTTCTCCAGCACCCTGGACTTCCCGACATTGTGGGCTACCACGCGCATTACTGCTCGTGAGATGGTCGGCAACTTGTTGCAGTATAAGCTGTAA
- a CDS encoding von Willebrand factor, type A: MTSYCGCLWSKPGNWQPQCLPQVSLKAHATILSSVARTTLIQTFVNPSDSVIEELSYHFPLYDGISVVGFKCKVGSRLLHSKVKTKSQANADYQNAVAQHQTAAVMDHTSMGDVFVIRLGNVPARGNLTVDITFVGELKQDSQRDGIRYTLPSTIAPRYGTDMSYSQTHLNSFGLPANLQRMSITVDVQMEKGSVIRELESPSHRIKVSLGRVSSTPVTSATFEPSQASAFAVLQQNHKSVVLEQDLVVLIKADGLDTPCALLERHPTIPNQRALMATLVPKFSLRPASPEVVFVIDRSASMVSTIPTLRSALQVFLKSLPVGICFNICSFGHTHCFMWEKSQVYDALGLQYALDFVDTIDANMGGTEMKQAVIATVNNRLNSKDLDVLILTDGQIYDQDDLFDFVREKAADNTARFFSLGIGEAVSHSLIEGIARAGNGFSQSVTEYEELDRKVVRMLKGALTPHVNDYKLEVEYDAEMEQEFDFVSETEEVTDSEIEVKDKNGDGHVSIEETARSSSQPISLFDENFQEPHLDVGTKERTCQKLPTLSPPRVIQAPYNIPPLYPFVRTTVFLLLDPHPSEKIPKSLKLSATSNDGPLELRIPVCNIGTGETIHQLASRKAVIELEEGHGWLPHAIDENGNKFKQYHTGIKQRLVEHECQSLGIKYQVTGKYCSFVALEECSSSSSEQHGKQHTPKEYAVEHISPISNSVGFSSVSTPVMYSVARSACTGGGQSIPYGGQHGPQHMHAFSGHLGGFQVSNPEHVPTVPTGFGGSNSLYGAPVLPSASKFGVMMQAQMTAAEMPPTSTLTKTPQMRLHDLIQLQTFDGSWIWSSELFELLGCNMNATITRLAALYNSDNRNVENGFPHGDEATVLATLLAMGSLQKKHSASRTVWELVHAKASEWVQLELTKMQSQGFPVALIASIQDEIVNII, from the coding sequence ATGACAAGCTATTGTGGATGCCTTTGGAGTAAGCCGGGTAACTGGCAGCCTCAGTGCCTCCCGCAGGTCTCACTCAAGGCCCACGCAACTATTCTGTCATCTGTAGCCCGTACAACCTTGATCCAGACTTTTGTCAATCCATCTGACAGTGTCATTGAAGAGCTATCCTACCACTTCCCTCTTTATGATGGTATCAGTGTGGTTGGGTTCAAATGCAAGGTTGGATCTCGTCTCCTGCACAGCAAGGTGAAGACCAAGTCGCAAGCCAATGCGGACTATCAAAATGCCGTGGCTCAACATCAAACTGCAGCTGTCATGGATCACACCTCAATGGGTGACGTTTTTGTCATTCGACTCGGCAATGTTCCCGCTCGTGGAAACCTCACCGTCGACATCACTTTTGTGGGAGAGTTGAAACAAGACTCCCAAAGAGACGGCATTCGCTATACACTGCCAAGCACCATCGCCCCTCGCTATGGAACTGATATGTCTTATAGTCAAACCCATTTAAATTCATTCGGTCTGCCAGCAAACCTCCAAAGAATGTCTATCACCGTTGATGTTCAAATGGAGAAGGGTTCGGTGATCCGAGAGTTGGAATCTCCAAGCCATCGGATCAAAGTCTCTCTTGGACGCGTGTCTTCTACACCAGTAACATCCGCTACCTTTGAACCTTCGCAAGCATCTGCCTTTGCCGTTCTCCAGCAGAACCATAAATCTGTGGTTCTGGAACAAGACCTTGTCGTTCTCATCAAAGCAGACGGCCTTGATACACCGTGCGCATTGCTTGAAAGACACCCAACTATCCCTAACCAGCGGGCCCTAATGGCAACACTTGTTCCAAAGTTTAGCCTGCGACCGGCTAGTCCCGAGGTGGTCTTCGTCATTGACAGAAGTGCGAGTATGGTGTCGACAATACCAACCTTGAGATCTGCACTCCAAGTTTTTTTAAAATCTTTGCCTGTCGGTATTTGCTTCAACATCTGCTCTTTTGGTCATACCCATTGCTTCATGTGGGAAAAAAGTCAGGTGTACGATGCACTTGGTCTTCAGTACGCTTTGGACTTTGTAGATACCATCGATGCGAATATGGGTGGCACGGAGATGAAACAAGCAGTCATCGCCACTGTGAATAATAGACTCAACTCCAAGGATCTGGATGTTTTGATTCTCACTGATGGGCAGATATACGACCAGGACGATTTGTTCGACTTCGTCCGCGAAAAGGCCGCTGACAATACTGCCCGGTTCTTCTCCTTGGGAATTGGCGAAGCAGTATCTCACTCTTTGATTGAAGGAATTGCAAGAGCGGGAAATGGATTCAGCCAATCGGTTACGGAGTATGAAGAACTTGATCGCAAGGTCGTCCGTATGCTCAAGGGTGCCCTGACTCCTCATGTCAACGACTACAAGCTCGAAGTTGAATACGACGCCGAAATGGAGCAAGAGTTCGACTTTGTGAGCGAGACTGAGGAAGTGACCGACTCTGAGATTGAGGTCAAAGACAAGAATGGAGATGGACATGTTTCCATCGAAGAAACAGCACGCAGCTCATCGCAGCCGATCTCATTGTTCGACGAGAACTTCCAGGAACCCCACCTCGATGTCGGTACCAAAGAGAGAACATGTCAAAAACTTCCCACTCTTAGCCCTCCAAGGGTGATCCAAGCTCCCTACAACATCCCACCTCTGTACCCGTTCGTCAGGACAACCGTCTTCCTCCTTCTGGACCCGCACCCATCTGAGAAGATCCCCAAGTCCCTGAAACTTAGTGCAACATCCAACGACGGTCCACTGGAGCTGCGAATTCCAGTCTGCAACATTGGAACCGGCGAAACAATCCATCAACTCGCTTCGCGTAAGGCTGTCATCGAACTCGAAGAGGGACATGGCTGGCTCCCTCATGCTATAGACGAGAACGGAAACAAATTCAAACAGTATCATACCGGAATAAAGCAGCGACTTGTAGAACATGAATGCCAGAGCCTGGGAATTAAATACCAGGTCACTGGAAAATACTGCTCGTTCGTGGCCTTGGAAGAGTGCAGCTCTTCGTCTTCGGAACAACACGGTAAACAACATACCCCGAAGGAATATGCTGTGGAGCACATCTCTCCCATTTCAAATTCAGTTGGATTCTCTAGTGTTTCAACCCCTGTAATGTACTCGGTTGCTCGATCCGCATGCACTGGTGGTGGCCAGAGCATTCCATATGGTGGTCAGCACGGCCCCCAACATATGCATGCGTTTTCTGGGCACTTGGGAGGATTCCAAGTTTCCAATCCTGAACATGTACCTACTGTACCCACGGGATTTGGAGGCTCAAATTCCCTGTATGGAGCACCTGTGCTACCTTCAGCTTCAAAGTTTGGTGTCATGATGCAAGCCCAAATGACAGCAGCTGAAATGCCTCCTACCTCGACTTTGACCAAGACTCCACAGATGAGACTGCACGACCTCATTCAACTGCAAACCTTTGATGGCAGCTGGATCTGGTCGAGCGAACTCTTCGAGCTGTTGGGGTGCAACATGAACGCAACGATCACCAGATTGGCCGCCCTGTACAACAGTGACAATCGAAATGTTGAAAATGGATTCCCGCATGGCGACGAGGCTACGGTTCTCGCCACTCTGCTTGCAATGGGATCGCTGCAGAAAAAGCACTCGGCGTCGAGGACTGTTTGGGAACTTGTGCATGCCAAAGCTTCCGAGTGGGTTCAACTGGAGTTAACAAAGATGCAGAGTCAGGGGTTTCCTGTGGCTCTCATTGCATCAATTCAGGATGAGATTGTCAACATCATCTAA
- a CDS encoding Major facilitator superfamily domain, general substrate transporter codes for MKNPVKQLRFPALEDFIEYVQDFTETSSRWINWQIIRGKRHIWWETDWDVVSRWAQSIIETEQRLRETTQRENFLKKWIHTFHNGSNEAGKFVLPDLIEDLIALDHEYGPSRRDICGFESSRSGISGVSGYVRIVQDVVGVVVVSASVVRLLLTR; via the exons ATGAAGAACCCAGTCAAGCAACTGCGCTTCCCAGCGCTGGAGGATTTCATCGAATACGTACAAGATTTCACCGAAACCTCCAGCCGATGGATCAACTGGCAAATCATCCGAGGCAAGCGACATATATGGTGGGAGACAGACTGGGACGTGGTGTCCCGCTGGGCGCAATCGATCATCGAGACGGAACAACGTCTACGCGAAACCACCCAACGTGAGAACTTCCTCAAAAAGTGGATCCATACATTCCACAACGGCTCCAACGAAGCAGGGAAGTTTGTTCTACCGGATTTGATCGAAGACTTGATAGCCCTGGACCACGAATAT GGCCCATCAAGGAGGGATATATGTGGATTCGAAAGCAGCCGCAGTGGCATCTCCGGAGTGAGTGGCTACGTCAGGATTGTGCAAGACGTGGTGGGTGTTGTGGTCGTGAGTGCAAGTGTTGTGAGACTCCTCCTGACCCGATGA
- a CDS encoding Major facilitator superfamily domain, general substrate transporter produces MEDTYQDETNWAPGTVRLEDVHQSRDQLVLFPIPSSDPNDPLNWSTARKALNFTLVSFFVLWTFVQIDISFTAWGQMQEELNFSVNILNANTAINYSGLAVGCIFFMPLVHKYGRRPIYIFSVALQFASCIWQARITTVGDLLGSGLISGIGGAISEIVVQVTIADIFFVHQHATMNGWFLVIQSTGASLGPVASGYIVVAQGWRWIWWWCAIFFGVTLLCVIFLFEESKFVPILDGRDATAHPQVTEEPSKLRIDGDVVDAKSATEAFASRVHTNPDIQLKTYFQRMALVTPTAEALWPHFYQPIVALFTFPAVSYAAITYGSTLCWFAIMTSLQASYMILPPYNFDAVGVGLMNVAPFVGSVLGFPFGGHLSDKSILWLSKRNGGIYEPEMRLWLALPIAIVSPAGILMFGLGLTYGVHWALLAVGFGFFGFSLAAVGGITLSYLMDCYQDIIGDALVGVIFMRNIFSVIVLFVLTPWVNRMGMRDLHILIAVIAFVILLLPIPLLIWGKKARIATAPSYRKMAANQLSHRTV; encoded by the exons ATGGAGGACACTTATCAAGATGAGACCAATTGGGCTCCAGGAACAGTGAGACTAGAAGATG TCCATCAATCTAGAGACCAATTAGTCCTATTCCCCATCCCATCATCCGACCCTAACGATCCCCTCAATTGGTCAACAGCTCGCAAAGCCCTAAATTTCACCCTAGTCAGCTTCTTCGTCCTATGGACCTTTGTCCAAATTGATATCAGCTTCACAGCATGGGGCCAGATGCAAGAAGAGCTCAACTTCTCAGTCAACATCCTAAACGCCAACACAGCCATCAACTATAGCGGTCTCGCCGTAGGCTGCATATTCTTCATGCCCCTAGTCCACAAGTACGGCCGACGCCCAATCTACATATTCAGTGTCGCCCTCCAGTTCGCCTCGTGCATCTGGCAAGCCAGGATAACTACCGTCGGCGATCTATTGGGCAGCGGCCTGATCTCCGGCATCGGCGGCGCAATCAGCGAGATCGTTGTGCAGGTCACCATTGCTGACATCTTCTTCGTGCACCAGCACGCCACGATGAACGGATGGTTTCTCGTCATCCAGTCTACAGGTGCATCTCTGGGTCCCGTGGCATCGGGATACATCGTGGTGGCACAAGGGTGGAGGTGGATATGGTGGTGGTGTGCAATTTTCTTCGGCGTCACCCTACTCTGTGTGATTTTTCTATTCGAGGAATCGAAGTTTGTTCCCATTCTGGACGGTCGCGACGCTACCGCACATCCACAGGTGACCGAAGAACCGTCCAAATTACGCATCGACGGGGATGTGGTCGACGCAAAGAGCGCTACTGAGGCATTCGCTAGCCGCGTGCATACCAACCCGGACATTCAGTTGAAGACATATTTCCAGCGCATGGCCTTGGTGACCCCGACCGCTGAAGCGCTGTGGCCACACTTCTATCAACCCATCGTGGCGCTCTTTACCTTCCCGGCGGTTTCGTATGCCGCTATCACGTATGGGTCTACGCTGTGCTGGTTTGCGATCATGACTTCCCTGCAAGCCTCTTATATGATTCTACCGCCTTATAACTTCGACGCTGTTGGGGTTGGGCTGATGAATGTGGCTCCATTTGTCGGATCCGTTCTCGGTTTCCCCTTTGGTGGACATTTGAGTGATAAATCTATTTTGTGGTTGTCCAAGCGCAATGGTGGTATTTATGAACCGGAGATGCGACTTTGGCTTGCTCTGCCTATTGCTATTGTCAGTCCGGCAGGAATACTGATGTTCGGGTTGGGTCTTACCTAT GGTGTGCATTGGGCTCTTCTTGCTGTGGGATTTGGATTCTTTGGGTTTTCACTTGCTGCCGTTGGCGGCATTACGCTTTCGTATCTCATGGATTGTTATCAAGAC ATTATTGGCGACGCATTAGTTGGAGTGATCTTCATGCGTAACATCTTCTCGGTGATTGTACTTTTTGTGTTAACGCCTTGGGTCAATAGGATGGGCATGCGAGACTTGCATATCCTGATTGCAGTTATTGCATTTGTGATACTGTTGCTCCCTATCCCACTTCTAATCTGGGGTAAGAAGGCTAGGATTGCTACGGCGCCGAGTTATAGGAAAATGGCGGCAAACCAGCTAAGCCATCGGACTGTTTAA